The Methanofastidiosum sp. region CAACAAGCTCAATTTCACCATCAATCAATTGTTTTATTTCTTTCAACACCTCTTGATATGGCAGGCCTGGTGGAACTCTAAAATCTATTGTAACTTTACATTCACTTGGCACCACATTACTCTCAGATTCTGCAAATATTGAAGTTGGTGAATAACTAAGTGATTCAAAAAGATTATTTCCTTTATGTAGATTAGAAACTTTATTTGAAAAATCTATGAACTTTTGGATTGGATTCTCTTCCTCTGCAGATGAATGCGAAGCTTTACCTTTGAATAATAGCTTTAACAATAATCTACCCTTATACCCTATTGTGATCCCATCGAAAGAACCTGGCTCACCTAAAAATATATAATCAGCATTTATTTTTTTCATTAATTCAAGAGTTCCTCTAGAATTTGGGGCCTCTTCTCCAGTAACGCCTGCAAAAATCATAGTTCCTTTGAATTTTTTATCTTTGAATCTTATAAAAGCAGAAAGAAGCGCTGCAAGAGGAGACTTAGCGTCACAAGCTCCTCTGCCATAGATTCTATTCCCATCAATTCTAAACGGAAGTTCTCCACTAACGGTGTCCATATGGCTAGTTAAAAGTATATAGGGAGAGCCAGATCCAATCTTGGAAATAATGTTCCATTCTGTGTCTTGCTCAACATCTAAATTTTTGTTTTTAAGAAAATTAAATAAAAAATCAGAGACTTCTTTTTCATTCTCTGAAGGGCTATATATTTTTATTATATCTCTAAGCAGATTAACTTCTTCCAATAACTTCACCTGTTGCCTCCACAACCCTGTCAATATGTTCTTTTTCAATTATTAATGGAGGGAGGTATCGGACTACAAGTTTACCTGCTGTAAGTGCAAGTATTTTTTTCTCCATGAGCTGTGCAAGATATGGCCCTACTTTTTGTTTCATTTCAATACCTATCATGAGGCCAAGACCTCTTATGTCTTTGTAAACAGATTCGTCTATGTTCTTTCTAAGCTGGGATAAGAAGTATTCCCCATTCTCTTTTGATCTTTCTACTAGCTTTTCTTCTTTTAGAGCCCTTATAGCTGCAAGTGAAGCATTACATGCCAAAGGATTTCCCCCAAACGTTGACCCGTGTTCCCCTTTGTCAAACTTTGCAAGATCTTCCCTTACAACAGTTGCTCCCATAGGTATTCCTCCAGCTATTCCCTTTCCTAAACATAGTATATCTGGTGAAACATTGTATCTATTAATTGCAAATAATTCTCCAGTTCTCCCAAATCCAGTTTGCACCTCATCTACAATCATCAATATTCCTTTTTGATCGCAAATCTCCCTAATCCCTTTTATAAACTCCATATTTGCAGGTTTAACTCCACCTTCACCTTGAACAGGTTCTACTATAATCGCCGCAGTATTATCTGTGATTACATCTTGAAGTTTTTCTAGATTGTTATATGCAGTATGACAAAAACCAGGTATCAGTGGGAGGAAAGGTTTTTTGTATTCAGCTTTCCAGGTTGCAGATAAGGCCCCCATAGTTCTCCCATGGAATCCAAATGTAAATGAAACAATATCTGTCTTCCCTGTAATTTTTCTTGAAAACTTTAATGCTGCCTCTACAGCTTCTGCACCAGAGTTTGAAAGAAATGTTTTTGTAAGTCCTTTTGGAGTAATCTCTGCAATTTTTTCCAAAAGTTGGGCCCTCTTGTCATTATAGAATATCTCAGGGCACGAAATCAAAGTATCAGACTGCTCTTTTATTGCTTGAACTATCTTTGGATGGGAGTGCCCAAAGAGACATACTCCATGACCTGCAACGCAGTCTATGTATTCGTTGCCTTGACTATCGTAGAGATAAACACCTTTACCTGATACAATTTCTAAATCCCTCTTATAGTATACTCCACTACCATATTTTTCTTCTAGGTCTTTGTAGATCATCTTGAAATCACCGTTCTCTTGCCATTCAAGGCATTTTCTAATGAATTATCTAGATTTCCCCGCGCAATTATTACTCGAGGACTTCCCTGTTCTATAGCTTCTTTTGCAGCAAGAAGTTTTTTCTTCATCCCCCCGTCTGCAAAATTATAAGCTTCCTCTATTTGCAATAAATTAAGTTCAGTTACAAGCTTTCCATCCTTCAGAAATCCGTCAACGTTTGTCATGACTACCAAGTCAGCTGACAATGCAGACGCTATGGCAGCAGCTGCCCTGTCACCATCTGTGTTTACAATATCTCCTTCCGAGCTTATTGCCAAAGGACAGATTATGGGTAAATATCCCTTCTCAAGTAAAATTGTAATAAGTTCTTTGTTTACCCTCTCAACTTTTCCTGTAAAGTCATCCTTTAATATTTTCTTTTTACCGTCTTCTATTATTTTTATAGAATCCTTTCTCTTAGCAAGCAAGAGCTTTCCATCTGCACCTGACAATCCAAAAGCATTAGCCCCAGACTTTTGAATAAGTTTTACGAGTTCCTTGTTTATCTTTCCAGCCATTACCATTTCCATTATTTGGACTGTTTCAAGATCGGTGTACCTTGATCTAAATCCAGAAACAGATGTAACAAACTTTGTTTCTTTACCAAGTTTTTGAGATATTTCTGTAGTCTCATAAGACCCTCCGTGGACAACTACTATCTTTTCCTTTTTTGAAATTTCAGCTATCTCTTTTGCTAAACTTTGGACCTCTGTTCCAAGACTTCCACCAATCTTTATCACAATCATTTAATCACCTAAATCGGATGGTATCCAATATACTTTAGACCGGTATCTTCTTCAAGGCCGTACATAATGTTCATGTTCTGAACTGCAGCTCCAGCTGCACCTTTCATAAGATTATCAATTGCAGAAAAGACAACCATTCTTCTATTTTCCCTATCAAGTTCAAATCCAACTTCGCAGAAGTTTGAACCCGTTAATATTTTTGGGTCAGGATGCCTATAGATTCCCTTCTTCTGCTTTACAACTCTAAAGAATTTGTTCTGTTCTGAAAACTCTCTATATATTCCTCTTATTTCTTTCTCATCATAAGGCTGATTTAAGAAGAGGTATGTGGTTGAGAAAATTCCCCTAACCATCTCTATAGCGTGTGGGGCCATAGTAACCTTAAATCCAGTTTCCTGCTCAACTTCAGCTATATGCCTATGATAAATTGGGGAGTAACATCTTATTGCCCTTGATCTCTCTGGGTGGTGACTTGACGCACTGAATGAATCTCCAGATGCAGAAGACCCTATTTTACTGTCAATTACTATTCTATCTTTGTCAATGTTAAGGTGTCTAAGTGGATACAAAGCCATAATCATCGAAGTAGCTATGCATCCTGGATTTGCAACTAATCGAGTCTTCTTTATTTCCTCTCTGTGTATTTCTGGGATACCATATACAGCTTCTTCTAAAAGTTCTGGGCATTTATGATCAAGGCCATACCAAGACTTGTATACATCCTTGTCTTTTAGTCTCAAATCTGCCCCTAGATCGATTATCTTAACTCCAGTATCATAAAACTCCCTCAAATAGTCCATCGAAACCCCATGAGGCAGGCAAAAGAATACTAGATCTGAATCAAAAGATTCTTTTATAGATGAGAATTTAATATTAAATCCTCTTAAATTTGGATGAATCATATGCACAAAAGAGCCAGCATTTGACTCAGATGAGATTCTGTCAAGTGTTACTTCAGGGTGATTTACTAATAGCCTTAATAATTCTCCTCCGGTATATCCTGAAGCACCAATAACTGAAACTTTCATTTTAATTACCTCTTTGCTACTTCAATAACATAATCAACTACTTTACCTGGAATATTAACACCTGTTGGCGCAATACTATTCTTAAACTCCATAGTATAATTTACCTCATTTACTAAAAGCTTTCCTTTATCTTCTAGTAAATCAATTGCAA contains the following coding sequences:
- a CDS encoding M20/M25/M40 family metallo-hydrolase — its product is MEEVNLLRDIIKIYSPSENEKEVSDFLFNFLKNKNLDVEQDTEWNIISKIGSGSPYILLTSHMDTVSGELPFRIDGNRIYGRGACDAKSPLAALLSAFIRFKDKKFKGTMIFAGVTGEEAPNSRGTLELMKKINADYIFLGEPGSFDGITIGYKGRLLLKLLFKGKASHSSAEEENPIQKFIDFSNKVSNLHKGNNLFESLSYSPTSIFAESESNVVPSECKVTIDFRVPPGLPYQEVLKEIKQLIDGEIELVEGVDGVITSKNNILVKTLVKTIRENGFSPKYKKKTGSSDMNLLVRLTENIVTYGPGDSSLDHTDMEYIDTDEYLKSIDILENAISELLGITSL
- a CDS encoding aspartate aminotransferase family protein; translated protein: MIYKDLEEKYGSGVYYKRDLEIVSGKGVYLYDSQGNEYIDCVAGHGVCLFGHSHPKIVQAIKEQSDTLISCPEIFYNDKRAQLLEKIAEITPKGLTKTFLSNSGAEAVEAALKFSRKITGKTDIVSFTFGFHGRTMGALSATWKAEYKKPFLPLIPGFCHTAYNNLEKLQDVITDNTAAIIVEPVQGEGGVKPANMEFIKGIREICDQKGILMIVDEVQTGFGRTGELFAINRYNVSPDILCLGKGIAGGIPMGATVVREDLAKFDKGEHGSTFGGNPLACNASLAAIRALKEEKLVERSKENGEYFLSQLRKNIDESVYKDIRGLGLMIGIEMKQKVGPYLAQLMEKKILALTAGKLVVRYLPPLIIEKEHIDRVVEATGEVIGRS
- a CDS encoding [LysW]-aminoadipate kinase, with the protein product MIVIKIGGSLGTEVQSLAKEIAEISKKEKIVVVHGGSYETTEISQKLGKETKFVTSVSGFRSRYTDLETVQIMEMVMAGKINKELVKLIQKSGANAFGLSGADGKLLLAKRKDSIKIIEDGKKKILKDDFTGKVERVNKELITILLEKGYLPIICPLAISSEGDIVNTDGDRAAAAIASALSADLVVMTNVDGFLKDGKLVTELNLLQIEEAYNFADGGMKKKLLAAKEAIEQGSPRVIIARGNLDNSLENALNGKRTVISR
- a CDS encoding N-acetyl-gamma-glutamyl-phosphate reductase — protein: MKVSVIGASGYTGGELLRLLVNHPEVTLDRISSESNAGSFVHMIHPNLRGFNIKFSSIKESFDSDLVFFCLPHGVSMDYLREFYDTGVKIIDLGADLRLKDKDVYKSWYGLDHKCPELLEEAVYGIPEIHREEIKKTRLVANPGCIATSMIMALYPLRHLNIDKDRIVIDSKIGSSASGDSFSASSHHPERSRAIRCYSPIYHRHIAEVEQETGFKVTMAPHAIEMVRGIFSTTYLFLNQPYDEKEIRGIYREFSEQNKFFRVVKQKKGIYRHPDPKILTGSNFCEVGFELDRENRRMVVFSAIDNLMKGAAGAAVQNMNIMYGLEEDTGLKYIGYHPI